In Chryseobacterium gleum, a single genomic region encodes these proteins:
- a CDS encoding helix-turn-helix domain-containing protein — translation MPNANIKYRLIKPEETLADFVYCFSALQDVSHIEEGIIIPNGKVDLIFTVTDNGQLRTALLGLETKPKITNVKVSAFLAVNFNPLAVEYVLQDSIADIRNSGKGLPNHFWDFTVNDLHDFDAFCEKATHKILSVLPDKIDERKRQLFKLIFAANGEISVKELSEKVHWSERQINRYFNQQFGLSLKAYCNILRFQASLTHIKKGELYPQLNFTDQSHFIKEIKKLSGVSPKELHKNENDRFLQFLVPAAK, via the coding sequence ATGCCAAATGCCAATATAAAATACCGTCTTATCAAACCCGAAGAAACGCTTGCGGATTTTGTCTATTGTTTTTCAGCTTTACAGGACGTGTCGCATATAGAGGAAGGCATTATTATTCCGAATGGAAAAGTTGATTTGATTTTTACCGTTACAGATAACGGTCAATTGCGTACTGCATTATTAGGATTAGAAACCAAGCCTAAAATAACAAATGTAAAAGTCTCAGCTTTTTTAGCAGTGAATTTCAATCCGCTTGCTGTAGAGTATGTTTTGCAGGATTCCATTGCCGATATAAGGAACAGCGGAAAAGGACTCCCCAACCATTTTTGGGATTTTACGGTGAATGATTTACACGATTTTGATGCCTTCTGCGAAAAAGCCACGCACAAAATCCTATCTGTGTTACCTGATAAAATTGATGAACGCAAACGCCAATTATTCAAACTGATTTTTGCTGCCAACGGAGAAATTTCGGTAAAAGAACTTTCCGAAAAGGTGCATTGGAGCGAGCGGCAAATTAACCGTTATTTCAATCAACAATTCGGACTTTCTTTAAAAGCGTATTGCAATATTCTCCGTTTTCAGGCTTCGCTTACCCATATTAAGAAAGGCGAATTATATCCACAACTCAATTTTACCGACCAATCCCATTTCATCAAAGAAATTAAAAAACTTTCGGGCGTTTCGCCCAAAGAACTTCACAAAAATGAAAACGACCGTTTTTTACAATTTTTAGTTCCGGCAGCAAAATAA
- a CDS encoding FAD-dependent oxidoreductase → MLLQDKKVAVIGAGPVGLTFARLLQQEGVNVSVYERDINQYARIKGGTLDLLKDMGQAVFEKAGLLAAYFDNARPTARRIADIHGNVVQTLPISDNPEIDRNDLRRILLESLHPQTVIWDRKFISIEKKEGTFLLHFENDITETADLVVGANGIMSRLRKEMTEVPARYTGTITITGEVLDYASQCPNFKNICADDKIIAKDDRIFFLSQPKTNGELYYYVCFRQPESWLKSHNLNLNDNQQIAAFLSSLCYEWDGAYKELFAATSEFTLLPMYQVPLENWHNHSHITLMGDAAHGMPPYAGVGVNTGLLDALHLAENLTNREFESIQAAIDDYERQMFAYASEAQQQTASNEAALFPKE, encoded by the coding sequence ATGTTGTTACAAGATAAAAAAGTCGCTGTTATTGGTGCAGGTCCTGTTGGATTAACCTTTGCAAGATTGCTGCAACAGGAAGGAGTAAACGTAAGTGTTTATGAACGCGACATAAATCAATACGCCCGGATAAAAGGCGGTACGCTTGACTTGCTTAAAGATATGGGACAGGCTGTTTTTGAAAAAGCGGGATTATTAGCTGCTTATTTTGATAACGCAAGGCCAACAGCACGAAGAATTGCAGACATCCACGGGAACGTAGTTCAAACGCTTCCTATATCTGACAATCCGGAAATTGACAGAAACGATTTGAGAAGGATACTGCTTGAAAGCCTGCATCCTCAAACGGTCATTTGGGACAGAAAGTTTATCTCCATTGAAAAAAAAGAAGGAACATTCCTGCTGCATTTTGAAAATGACATCACAGAAACCGCAGATTTGGTAGTTGGCGCAAACGGCATTATGAGCAGGTTGAGAAAAGAAATGACCGAAGTGCCTGCAAGATATACAGGAACCATTACTATCACGGGCGAGGTGCTTGACTATGCATCCCAATGCCCCAATTTTAAAAATATATGTGCTGACGATAAAATAATAGCTAAGGATGACCGCATCTTTTTTCTTTCCCAACCCAAAACAAACGGTGAGCTATATTATTATGTTTGCTTTCGCCAACCTGAGAGTTGGTTAAAAAGTCATAACCTCAACCTCAATGATAATCAGCAAATAGCTGCTTTTTTAAGTAGCCTGTGCTATGAATGGGATGGTGCTTACAAAGAACTTTTTGCAGCAACAAGTGAGTTTACTTTATTGCCGATGTATCAGGTTCCCTTGGAAAATTGGCACAACCATAGCCATATCACTTTAATGGGCGATGCGGCGCACGGAATGCCGCCCTATGCAGGCGTAGGCGTAAATACAGGTTTATTGGACGCTTTGCATCTGGCAGAAAATTTGACCAATAGGGAATTTGAAAGTATCCAGGCTGCAATTGATGATTATGAAAGACAGATGTTTGCTTATGCTTCGGAGGCACAACAACAAACCGCATC